One Gardnerella vaginalis genomic window, TCTTGCCAACCAAAGCTAGTCATCATGTCGTATTGCGGAATGATTGTTACTGCCCAAGGAACCATCATCGTGCTTATTACTATTCCAAAAAGCAGATTTCTGCCACGGAACCTCATTTTTGCAAACACGTATCCAAGAACGGCACTCGTGTAAATGGCTATTACCGTTTTAACTACCGATATAAACAATGAGTTAAAGAATAGCCTCAAAAAGTCGAATTTCTCTTGAATCCCAACGTAATTCCCAAATGTGCTTGGCTTTGGGAACAGCCCCCCATCTATGCGCACAATGTCGCTGTTTGGAGCAAAGGAAGATACAAACATCCAAATAAATGGCACGATTGTTAAGAAAGACAATAAGAATAGGAATATTGTTAGAAACCATCCAATAATGCTCTTTTTAAGATTTTGTTTTTTCATACTAACTCACTATCCTTAGACGCTTTAAACATTATGAATGTTAGGATTCCAGTGATTATAAATAGAACAACGCTCATTGCAGATGCTATTCCAAAGTTATACTTTTGGAACGCTTGATCAAAAATTAGGTAGCTGATTGTGTACGTTGATGTTCCTGGACCACCATTGGTCATAACAAGAATCTGAACATACGCTTGAATATAACCAATCATAGATGTGATTACTATAAAAAGTGTTGTTGGCTTTAGCAATGGAACTGTTATTCTAAAGAATTTTTGCACGCTATTAGCGCCGTCTATTTCTGCCGCTTCGTAAACATCTTTTGGCAGATTCATTAGTCCAGCCAAATATAATACCGTTGCGTAGCCAAAGTCTTTCCAAATTGTCATTATTATGATTGCTGGCATAGCCCAAGTGGAACTGTGCAACCAATTTATATTTAAGCCTGTAACCCTATCGATCATGCCAAACTGCGGGTCAAACATCCACATCCACACAAAGCTCACTGCCACCAACGGCGTAATTGTTGGCATGTAGAAAAGACCTCGCAACGTGTCTTTGCATTTAACAAGCTTGGAGCTTAACAACATTGCAAAACCAATGCCAAGAATAACGCGGAATACAACAGATACAAACGTAAAGATTGCGGTGTTTGCAATGGACTTCCAGAATAACTTATCTACTAAAATCTGCTTAAAATTATCCAGCCCAACCCAATTGTATGTTCCAACAAGCGGATTCCATTCGTGGAAACTGCCTGCAAAAGCCTTATATATTGGATAGGCAAGAAAAATCACAAAATAAACAATCAGAAACACTACTGCTATATTCCGAAAGGAGAAGGTTCGAGAAAGAGCAGTGCTTATTTTTGACATACCACCATTATGTTTTCTCATTTTGCTCAAATGAGAATCCTGATTAACTTGTTTCATGATTTTCCTTGCCTTACCTACTGAGCACAGTGATTACGATTTACAACTAGTTAACTAATCTGCTTTGTTTTTACTTGTGCTCTTTGAAGAACTCATACTTACTTTCTGCAGACGTAAACTTAGAATTCTTCATATCTTTAACCATTGTTGCTTGAGCCTCTTTGATTGCATCATCAATAGACTCACCATTTTGCATAACGTTCTGGAAAGCAGCCTTGCTACTTGTTTCCACGGTAGAAGGCGTGATTCCTGGCCAGATTAGGCGATCTGCACGCGGCTGAATCGCAGCCATTACTGGAGCCTTTAGAATCTCAGGATCGTTTTGCAAAGACTTCTTTGCTGGGAACGAGTTCAAATGCTTTACTGCCGAGCGAATAAACGCATCGTTAGCGAGAATGAACTTAATAAAGTCTTGAGCAACCTCTTGCTGATCTTTTGACTGGTGAGCGTTAATTCCTGGAGTGGATTCTCCATTGTAGCGATCGTACGCAAATGGCTTTTCTTTTGTAAATGTTGGAGTTGGGAAGACTCCATATTCAATATTTGGGTACTTTTCTTTTAGCACACCTTCGAGCCATCCCCAGGCATAAACCATTCCAGATTGGCCGTTTCCAAAGCTTTGCGTGTAATCCGTGCCAAAGTCGGTAGAAATGACCTTGTCTTTGTCGTACAAATTCTTCAAGAACTTCATGTTTTCACGCGTGACTTTGTTGTCAAAATTAGGCTTCTTGCCACTTTCATCAAAAGCAAGTTCACCACGCTGATAGTTCAATCCTTGATTGATTGCAGCATAAGCATCGCCGTTCACGTTAAATCCAGCCTGTTCCATCTTGGAACCGTTCCACTTAGTGAGTTTCTTTGCCACTTCGCGCAACTCATCCCAAGTAGAAGGAATATCTGCCTCGGTTAAGCCAGCTTCCTTCCAAAGCTTCTTGTTGTAGTAAATGTTTCCCGTATTGATTACGGAATCAATGTACTTTACATTACCTTTATCATCTTCATGCGCACTCGCCGTTGCGTAATCCGATTCCATAGCAGCCTTGTCAATCTTGTAATCGGCAGCATATGGGCGAATAAGCTCATCTTTGGAGTTGTGAATATTGAACAAAGCTGGGCCCTTTGTTCCCTTTAGAGCAAGCGGAAGCTTTGTCCAGTAATCATCCCAAGCAACGTTCTTAGTCTTAAACTTTACATTTGGATAAATCTTTTGATAATCCTTAATCATGTCGTAAATTGGATCAGTGGACGCGTCTCCCCAGCTCCAATACTCAAGCTGGATTGGCTTTCCTTGATTTACTAAATGATTTGGGTCATACTTTAAAGCTTGACCCATAACAGCTAGGCCTTTGTCTTTCTTTGTATCTGTTACTCCTGCTGCACCATTATTCCCACATGCGGCAAGCGTAGAAATCATGCCCAAAACTGCTATACAGGATATGCATATTTTTTTAATCTTCATTGTTACTCCACTTCCTCGTGAAATTGATGGGTAATTTTATAATATTGCTTTAAGTTTGACTCGGTCAAACATTAAAAATGTAAATGTAAAGGTTTTCATTTTGAATCCTTAATACTAAGCTAGTTTTGCACGAATAAATACTTTTTAGGCGGCGTGTCTAAAAATGTAAACCTTTTCATTTATGATGACTAGAAGCAGGGTGATTACAAGAGATGCAGTTAAAAACTCTGCAGCTAAAACGCTTAAAAGAGGTGCGACTTGTCAAAAACTAGTATTTGCGATGTAGCAACACTGGCAGGAGTGTCGATTGCAACAGTCTCCAGAACATTCGCACACCCAGAAAAAGTCTCCGCATCTACACGCGCCAAAGTCATGCGCGCAGCTGAACAAATGGATTTCACTGTTTCTAGAACCGCCGGAGAGCTTAAAACAGGCAAATCGTATCGCATAACGCTACTAATCGGAAGCAGTAAAATCGAATGGTTTAGCTCGGCAATTATAGAAGGATTAAATAGCGTACTTAACAAAAATGGCTACGACCTTGTAATACACCTTTTAGAAGGAGTTGAACAAAGAAAAAACTTCTTTAAAGAACTGCCTTTACGCGCAAACACAGACGCAATAATCGTATCGTCATTTGACATAAGCAGCAATGAGGCCGAACAATTACAACGCATAAACGTACCAATTGTCGGAATAAACTGCACAGCTTCTAAAGTGCTCTCTGCATCAATCGGAATCGACGATGCTCTGGGCATAAAACTTGCGATTCAACACTTAGCAACATTAGGACATAAGCGTCTTTTATACGTGTATGAGCATTTTTGTTCATCTTTCCGCTTTAGCTCGTCAAGAAGAATCACAAGCTTTGAAAACGTGTGCAACAATATTGATGGAATGCAAGGGAAAGTACTACCAATAGACATAAAAGATGACCCCATAGATGCCACTCTTTCTGAGCTTTTTACACAAGAAAATCCTCCTACTGCAATATGCTTCCACCAGGATTCAACAGCAATGCCGTTCTTGTTTAGATTACAAAAATTAGGAATTCGCGTGCCTGAAGATTTATCGATTATAGGATTCGACAATGGCACTTATGCAAAAGAGGCTGGACTAACCACAATCCGTCAAAATCCTAAAACAATGGCAGAACAAGCTGGGAACATTGCGATATCTCTTATAGAAGGTAAAGCTGTAGCGCGAAGACATCTTACAGCTCCAGTGCAACTTATTATAAGAAATTCTACGGCTGCGCCTAAAGCAAAATCGTGAATGCGCTTGCGATTACAAGCATAAGCGGATACCACGCATACATAAGCCAGCGGAATTGCTTAGTTTGCTTAGGACCGTCGCCATACGGACTGCGGTAATGCAGCACAGCCACGCCAACGCCAGGCGCCAAAAGCGACATAGCGCCGAACGCGCCAGCAATCAGCTCCATGCGAATCTCATGGTTTTCTAGGAATCTAAAAATGAGAACAAATCCTAAAAGTAAAGCTCCGCCCCAAAAAATATTCTGCCTAAAGCCGACTTTTCCGAAAAGATTCCACAATATTCCTGCAACCAGAATTACTACGATTGACGCCACTTTTTGCGCGCCCTTAAAACGCGCACGAACCATGTCGATTCCCGAAAGCACAAACAGTGCGATAACAAGACCAAACACTGGGTTTTGCGAGCGCATATCGAAAGCGCAACCAAAGGTTGTAAAGTCGTACGGAACTTCGCAAATAAGAGCCAATATAAGCAGACGGAGCGTGTAAAGGTTGAGGTTATGCGTGTTTTGATATCCGCGAACGAGCAGCCACGCGTACCACGGCAGAGCCGACCAGCTTATAACTTCGCACACCACGGCAGCAGTGAGGCTCCACATGTTGGAATTGGAAAGACCTCCAAAAAGGTGCGGAATCACGGTTGTACCGAACGCGCTGAGCATCATCATTACAGCGCCGAGCAGCTTGAACTTTTTGAGCGTAATCCCCATTTTTATGTTCTTGTCTGCGCGGATCTTTGGTTTTAGCGCGTCCATAATTCACCTCTTGCTCGCACGCGTGGCGTTAAGTGCGTATATAAGTACGTATATAAATACGTATACTACGCCAAGCTGGGTAGAGATTCGAGATTTTTCGCAGCGGATGAAGCGAACCTCAGCATCTTTGATGGTGACTCGCTGAAGCAGCAAGAAAAATCGAGAATCTCAGGCGATTAAGCAATACGCAATTGCTCAAGCACGTAAGAGGGCTGGGTGATTCTTGGTCGAACAGTATAAGAGCGGCAGCCGATACCAAATAATACAATGATCAACCACTACAAACAAACTTCAACCAAAAACAAAAAATTAAAGCCAAATCGGAACAACCGCAACAACAACCAACACGCAAGAGGCGAAGCGTTGTGCGAATCGACGACTTCGAGCTGCATAGCGCGCGAGAAGTCACCTCGATTCGCTGAGCCGCTTAAATGTAAAGTCCAGTGGACTTTACATGCGACGAAGGCGTGAGCGCGGCTAATCCGCGCGAGCGTAGAAACACCCAGCCCTCACACAACGCTAAATAGGAAAATCGTGTTATAAAACAAACAGAGCGAAGGACTGCGCGCCGAGTTTAAGCGCGGAAGAGTCGCAAGTAACCGCTCCAACCGAAATCCGCGGCCGCAAAATCGCCTCTGGCGTAATCCCTGCAAGCGCGCTAAGCGAAATCGTCTCCTCGTTTAATCCAGGATTCATAGCCACAATAATTTTTTCTGTAGAGGATTCGCCATCCGACCCATCCGGCTCAGCCGCGCATCGCTCGTACGCAAAGCTGCGACCATCCACAGGCGCGTGCAACACTCTCCAAGTGGCATCCGCATGCAACGCCGCGCACTCGTGGCGCAAAGCAATCAGCGCGCGCACCCAGTTAAGCAGCGAATCGCCATCCTGCTCCTGCCCCAAAACTGTTGGAATTTCGCCACTTTGCACGGCTTGGTTGCGCGAATTTGCGCAAGTCCTTCCATCCGCGCGCGCCTCAACAGGCAAATACAACTTCGACTTTGCAGCCGTGGAGAATCCAAAATTCTTGGAATCATCCCACTGCATTGGCGTACGCGTACCCGTGCGCGCGTAACCGCCTTCTTTTGTAGGAATATCGCGGTATTTCATGCCGATTTCGTCGCCGTAATACACAAACGGCACGCCTGGCATTGTAAGAATCATGCCAAACGCAATCCGCCTTTCGCGCTCGCTTAATCGCGGAGCAAGTCGCGGCGTATCGTGATTGCACGTTATAAAACTAAAGTAGCCATCGTTACAAGTAGCCTCGTATTGTGGGCAATAATCGTCTAAAAATGGGCAAATGCTGCCGCCGCCACGCGCATTAAAGTAGCTGTGGTCGTGCTCGGGATTGCTGTCTAGCGCATTATCCACATCTCTAGCTAAGCGCGCATAACCGTTAGGATTCCCATCCCAGCGCCAATTCAAATAAAAGTCCATGTCGAACCCAGCAGCCAGCGCCTGACGAGGCCTGCCCCACTCCGAAACGAAAGCAGCCTGCGGATACTCGGCTTTTACAGCGCCCAGCATTTCTTGCCATGCGTGAATCGTGTTGTCTTTGCCAAGGCTTCCTTCGCCATTGTTGTCGTCGTTTTTTACAAGCGAATCCGCCATGTCTACGCGGAAGCCGTCTGCCCCAAGCGAAAGCCAGAATCGCATAACATCAACCATTGCAGCGCGAGTTTCTGCCGCCTCCTTGGAATCTGGCGCGGATTGCCACGCGCGATCCCTATGTGCAAAACCGTAATTTAGCGCTGGTTGGCATTTGAAGAAGTTAAGAATATACGTGGCATCTCGCTCGCTTTCGCCGCCAATAAACGGCATGGAATAGCCACTAAACGCACTGTCTGTCCATATGTATCGCTTGCTAAACTCGTTTTCTTGCGCGCGCGAGCTTTGCTTAAACCACTCGTGCTCTTCGCTTGTGTGACCTGGAACAAGGTCTAGCAAAATGTGCATTCCGCGATTGTGTGCTTCGCTAAAAAGACGCTGCAAATCCTCGTTTGTGCCGTAGCGCGCTGCCACTTTTTTGTAGTCGCGCACGTCGTAGCCCGCGTCTTTAAATGGCGAATCGTAGCAAGGATTTAGCCAGATTGCATTGCAACCAAGCGATTTTACGTAGTCGAGTTTTTCGATTATGCCTGGAATATCGCCGATTCCGTCGCCGTTTGAATCGTAGAAGCTTTGTGGGTAGATTTCGTAGAATACGGCGTCGCGCAGCCATTGCGCATGTTCGTTTTGCATATTTCCCCCGTTTTGTTGGCGTATATTAACTTTTGCGTATATTAACTTTTGACTTGTCCGACTTTATTTTACTATTAACATTCTTGCTTTTGTTTCCGCATTTTGTACCACATTTGACCTAAATCACGTACATTCTCAGGAAAACAACTCCGCACTTTGTACCACATTTGACCTAAATCACGTACAAAAAGCGGAAAAGATTGACGCACTTTGTAGCTAGCAATCATCAATTAGCTTAACCAATCAATAATAAAATTCCGTTAAATTTACTGAGTTATAGAATAAAATACGATTTTCTAAAGCTAAAAAGTCACTTTACAAACAATTTTTCTAATCACTTGCGACATGATTTGCTAACACTTTTATATCCGTGTATACTACACAGTGCTTATACACGGATTTCAATAAAAATGTGACGCTGCTCAACGCAGCAAAACGCGATGTTGCGCCACATGGAATCTGTTACTATGCCACCAAAGAACATGCCAAGCTGGCATGATATAGGAGGTCAAGGATGACGAATATGAAGAAAGTGCTGGGCGCAGGCCTCGCAATCGCTACAATGTTTGGATTTGCTGCATGCGGTTCTAGCACCAACGCTGGCTCCAGCAGCAAGTCAAACCCAGTAAAGCTCACCGTGTGGTCTTCTTCCGAAGATCAGAAGGCTGGCGGCTGGATTCAGGCTATGGAGAAAGCCTTCAAGAAGGATCACCCAGAGGTTACTTTTAAGAACGCTGTTGTTGCTCCACCAGATGCTGCTAAGACCGTTAAGCAGGATGCTAAGGCTGCTGCCGATGTTTACCTGTTCCCTAACGATCAGCTCGGCGACTTGGTAAAGGCAAACGCAATTGGCGAGTTGAGCGATGATGCCGCTAAGCAGGTTAAGGAAGACAACGATGAGACCATCATCCAGTCTATTACTGCTCAGGATGGCAAGATGTATGGCGTTCCATACATGGGCAACACTTGGTTCATGTACTACGATAAGTCCAAGTTCTCCGACGAAGACGTTAAGTCCCTCGACAAGATGCTCGAAAAGGGCAAGGTTGCTTTCGATATCAGCAACGCTTGGTACCTTCCAGGCTTCTACCTCGATGGCAACATGACCCTCTTCGGTGAGAAGAGCAACGATGGCAAGGCCGGCATCAAGATTGGTGACAAGGCTGCCGAAATCACTAAGTATGTTGCAAAGCTCATCCAGAACAAGAACTTCGTAATGGATGGCGATGGTGCTGGCTTGTCTGGCATTAAGAACCACACTGTTGACGCTTACTTCTCCGGCTCTTGGGATGCTGGCGACGTAAAGAAGGCTTTGGGCGACAACTATGCTGCTGCTCAGCTTCCAAAGTTCAAGTCTGAAGATGGCGAACATCAGATGAAGTCCTTCGCTGGCTCTAAGGCTGTTGCTTACAACCCTAACTCCAAGGCTCCAGAGATGGCCGCTAAGTTCGCTGCATTCCTCGGTTCTAAGGAATCCCAGGAGCAGATGTACAAGCTTCACGGCGATATCCCAGTTGCTAAGTCTTTGGCTGATCTCGTTAAGGACAACCCAGCCGCTGTGGCTCAGATGAACACCATTGCTAAGACTTCTGTCTTGCAGCCAACCGTTCCAGAAATGGGTGCCTTCTGGGATCCAATGAAGACCTTCGGTACTGCATTGGCAAACAAGGAAGTCAATGATGGTAACGCTGCTGCAAAGGTTGCAGACTTCCAGAAGGGCTTCGAGGAAGCTCTCAAGAAGTAAGTATTAACTTACGACTATTTTCTAAATTTAGATTCTTTCAAAAAGAGAATAATATTTAGAAAACAACGGCAAGGACGCCCCGCTCCCCTAAGGATTTTAAAATCGGGGCGGGGCGTCTTTTGCTTGTAAAAAGCCCCACAATTTTACGAAAGGCATGTCATGACTGGCACGACATCCACCAAGCGAGGGAAGCGTAAGAAGGCACCTGATGCCGAATACATTGCCCCTTCGCAATACTCATTACAGGAGGCTGCAAAGCACGCAGACGTACTGTCTTGGGTTTCGATAATTATCTTCGGTTTTGGTAACTTCGTTCGCAAACAGTACGTGAAAGGTCTCGTATTCATTCTATGCGAGGCTGGAGTTCTTGCCTTCTTGGCCACAACTGGCGCTGAATATCTACCAAAATTCGGTACTCTTGGTACTAGGAAGCAAGGTAGAGTAAAGATTAACGGCTTCTGGCACTATGTGGCTGGAGATAATTCTGTTGAAATTTTGCTGTATGGCGTTATGAGCATTGCAGCAATTGTTGTTTTAATTTATTTAGCTACTTTGTCTTTGCGTAGCGCATACAAAGCTCAGTCTTTTGTGGCACGCGGAGAAAAGCCTATTACTTTTGTTAAAGATGTTGAGTCTTTGCTCGACCGCCATGCGCACGTTGGTTTTATGACTCTTCCAACCGCTGGAATTGTTTTGTTCACGGTTTTGCCATTGGTGTTCATGATTTCGATGGCATTCACAAACTATGATCGCGACCACACATTGCTGTTCCATTGGGTTGGTTTGAACAACTTCTTTAAGATTCTTGGAAATACAACTGGAACCATTAATGCTGGAATCTTCTTTGATGTTTTGATTTGGACCCTTGTTTGGGCTTTCTTCGCTACATTCTTGAACTTCTTCTTCGGCATGTTTATGGCAATGATTATTAACAGACGCACAACTCGTCTTAAGAGCTTGTGGCGTATCTGCTTCTCTTTGACCATTGCTGTTCCACAGTTTGTGTCTTTGCTTGTTATGCACAGCATGTTGCAAAGAGATGGCGCTATTAACCGTCTTCTCATCTCTTCTGGCTGGATTCATTCTCCACTACCGTTCTTCCAGGATGCTACTTGGGCAAGGGTTACGGTTATTCTCATCAACCTTTGGGTTGGTATTCCTTACACCATCATGCAGATCACTGGTATTTTGCAGAACGTTCCAGCTGAACTTTACGAAGCAGCAGAGCTTGACGGTGCAAGCTGGTGGCAGCGTTTCATGAACGTCACTATGCCATACATCTTCTTCGTTATGACTCCATACCTGATCACCACCTTCACTGGAAACGTTAATAACTTCAACGTTATTTACCTCTTGTCTGGCGGCGAACCAACACCAATTGGTTCTTCTGCAGGTAAGACTGATTTGCTCATCACCTGGTTGTACAAGCTTACGGTTGATAAAGATAACTACAGCATGGGCGCGGTAATCGGCATTATGACATTCATTGTGCTTGCGATTGTTGCTTTGATAACATACCGCAACTCTGGCTCCTACAAGAATGAGGAGGGATTCCGGTGAGTAATAAGAAGGATCTTATGCAAGGCGAACAGACTGTGCATAGTGTACGTAGCGTCCCATTCTGGCGCGATCAGCGTATCCGCCGCATATTCGGAGACGTTGTAGCTCATCTGTTCCTGATTGTTATGGCTGTGATTTGGCTTGCGCCAATCGTATGGGTGTTCTTGGAAAGCTTTAACCAGAACACTGCACCATATCAGACAACATTCTTCCCAACTAAGTACACGTTTAATAACTACATTCAGTTGTTCACTGAAAGAGAAGTTCTTGACTTCCCACGAATGTTCTTGAACACCTTGATTGTGTCTATTTTCGTGTGCATTATCTCTCTGTTCTTCGTTCTTGTAGTAGCGTTCTGCATGTCTCGTTTGCGTTTCCGCGGTCGTAAGACATTTATGAACATTGCTTTGATTCTTGGTATGTTCCCAGGCATCATGGCAGTTATCGCTATCTACTTCATTTTGAAGGCTTTTGGCTTGACGAATGGCTCTGTTGTTCTTATTTCCCTTATAATCGTTTACTCTGCTGGTAGCGGCATGGGCTTCTACGTTATGAAGGGTTATATGGACACCATTCCAAAGTCTTTGGATGAGGCCGCTTATTTGGATGGCTGCACAACTTGGCAAGTGTTCTGGAAGATTATTCTTCCAATCTGCAAGCCTATGATTGTGTTCCAAGCTATTGTTAGCTTCTTGGGTCCATGGCTTGACTTCGTTTTGGTTAAGACTATTGCTCGTACTCAAGATAATTACACTGTGGCTTTGGGCTTGTACCAGATGTTGCAGAGAGAATACATCAATCACTGGTTCGCACGATTCTCCGCTGGAGCTGTGTGCGTTTCCATTCCGATTGCAATCCTGTTTATTGTCATGCAGCGATTCTATGAAGAGTCGATGTCTGGCTCTGTTAAGGGATAGTAACCTCTACAGCAATTGTGGGGTTTAATTGAAAATGGGGGCCGAGCGTTTTAAAGCGTTTCGGCCTTCATTTTCTGAATAATTAAAAGAAGGATATATTACATGACGTTCACGTCTTCAACACAATGGCCAGTGTACTCGGGTCAGCTTGGATGCTCGCTTAATGAAAAATCAACAACATTCACAGTTTGGGCGCCAACCGCATCATGCGTAACGCTAAGACTTTTTGAAACAGGAAATAACAGCGAGCCGTTCAAAACACGTAATTTAAAGCCATTGCGCGACGGCGCATGGAGAACGTCAATATTGCAAAGGCTAGATGGCGTTTACTACGATTTTCTGGTGACTTTTGCGGATGGAAAAGTCAATCGTACAAGTGACCCGTGGGGTGTTGCTAGTGGCGTAAATGGCGAGCGCAGCATGGTTGTAAGTGAGGAACGCGTTAGCCCAGCTGACTGGCACAAAGATAAGTCGCCAGAGTTTGTACGCCATGCGACGGTTGTTTGGGAAACGCATGTTGAGGACTTTAGCAGCAATCCTAATGGTGGTTTTAATCCAGAACATAGGGGTCAGTATCTTGCTTTTACAGATTCGCATACGACTTTAGATGGCGATAAGCACTTCCCTACTGGAATTGACTATCTTAAAAAACTTGGCGTAACTCACGTTCAACTAATGCCAATCTACGATTTTGCTACTGTGGATGAGGTTGCGATTTCGTCTGCTCGCAAAAACGGTGAGGGTGTGGATTCGCTTTACAATTGGGGCTACGATCCACATGCGTACAATGTGCCGGAGGGTGCTTACTCTAGCAATCCATACGACGGTACGGCAAGAATACGCGAGTGCAAGGCGATGATTGGCGCTTTGCATAAGAATGGTATACGCGTAGTTATGGATGTTGTTTATAACCACATGTTTGAGGCTGCGTCGAATGTGTTTGAAAGTGTAGCTCCAGGCTATTTCTGCAGGCGTAAGGCTGATGGGTCTTTTGCAAATGGTTCTGGCTGCGGCAACGAGATGGCTTCCGATCATCCTATGTTTAGGCGTTTTATGATTGAGTCCATTTTGCATTGGGCGCGCTGCTACCACGTGGATGGCTTTAGATTTGACCTTATGGGCTTAACGGACGCGGAAACGTTGAACATGATTCGCGCAGAGCTAGATAAGCTTGATGGCGGCAAAGATATTCTTATGTACGGCGAGCCGTGGGGCGCGGGCGCTGCAGCTGTTGGCGATGACTGCCCTATGGGTGATAAAAATGGTCGCGGCCACCTTGATTCTAGAATCGGCTGGTTTAGTGATGAGTCTCGTGACACGCTTAAGGGCAATGTTATGGATCATCATGACCGCGGATATGTAAATGGCAATGAGTTTTGGACTGCGGATCCTGTTCGTAACGCGTTTAATGGCTGGCGTGGTATGCCTTGTGCTGGTAAAAGCGTTGGTCAGATTGTGCAGTATGTTTCTGCTCACGATGATTTGACTTTGTGGGATAAACTGTGTATTTCTATGCGCGATAACGCGTCTAGCAGCGATTTTGACGCAAGTGACCCAAACAGCGTTGCAGACATCTTTAGCGCTAATATTCTTAGCTCCGGCATAATTTTGTGTTCTGCTGGAATGCCATTTATGCTTGGCGGCGAAGAGTTTGGTCGCACTAAGCACGGTTGCGATAATTCCTATAATCGCGGTGTGCTTATGAATCAGCTGGATTGGTCTAGAACTAAACAATTCCAGCCGCTTGTAGAGTGGTATAGTGCGCTTATATCGCTTCGCGCTAAGAATGCGGAGTTTTATGATGCTCAGCACACAAGGCTTACTGCGTCTGATAATACTGTTCTTGCGGAGCAGATTGGAAGCGATTTGATTGTGTGCGTAAATCCTATGAATGATGCGTCTGCAACAATTGATTTGCCTGCTAAATCTGCAAACCCGTGGCGCTACGTGTTGGATTCCACTGAGTATTTTGCTAAGTGGACGGGGCGCGACTCTGGCAGCTGCGTTTCTATGCTGTGCGATGATAATGGCTCTCAGCGTGCGGTTCATGTGCCGCCGCGTACATTTGTTGTGTTGAGTCGCAAGCGCGCTTGATTGCTCGAGTTCTTGAGCGCGCTCGACTTGCATTTTATCCCGATTTTGTTCCCTTATTCCTATGATTTGGGAACAAAGTCGGGATTATTTTTTGGTTTATAGTCGAATACTAATATTTTGAATACTTAGTCGAATACTTAGTCGAATACTAATATTTCAAGGCAAATCCTTGTAATTTCCTTAATT contains:
- the pulA gene encoding type I pullulanase, translated to MTFTSSTQWPVYSGQLGCSLNEKSTTFTVWAPTASCVTLRLFETGNNSEPFKTRNLKPLRDGAWRTSILQRLDGVYYDFLVTFADGKVNRTSDPWGVASGVNGERSMVVSEERVSPADWHKDKSPEFVRHATVVWETHVEDFSSNPNGGFNPEHRGQYLAFTDSHTTLDGDKHFPTGIDYLKKLGVTHVQLMPIYDFATVDEVAISSARKNGEGVDSLYNWGYDPHAYNVPEGAYSSNPYDGTARIRECKAMIGALHKNGIRVVMDVVYNHMFEAASNVFESVAPGYFCRRKADGSFANGSGCGNEMASDHPMFRRFMIESILHWARCYHVDGFRFDLMGLTDAETLNMIRAELDKLDGGKDILMYGEPWGAGAAAVGDDCPMGDKNGRGHLDSRIGWFSDESRDTLKGNVMDHHDRGYVNGNEFWTADPVRNAFNGWRGMPCAGKSVGQIVQYVSAHDDLTLWDKLCISMRDNASSSDFDASDPNSVADIFSANILSSGIILCSAGMPFMLGGEEFGRTKHGCDNSYNRGVLMNQLDWSRTKQFQPLVEWYSALISLRAKNAEFYDAQHTRLTASDNTVLAEQIGSDLIVCVNPMNDASATIDLPAKSANPWRYVLDSTEYFAKWTGRDSGSCVSMLCDDNGSQRAVHVPPRTFVVLSRKRA
- a CDS encoding carbohydrate ABC transporter permease; amino-acid sequence: MTGTTSTKRGKRKKAPDAEYIAPSQYSLQEAAKHADVLSWVSIIIFGFGNFVRKQYVKGLVFILCEAGVLAFLATTGAEYLPKFGTLGTRKQGRVKINGFWHYVAGDNSVEILLYGVMSIAAIVVLIYLATLSLRSAYKAQSFVARGEKPITFVKDVESLLDRHAHVGFMTLPTAGIVLFTVLPLVFMISMAFTNYDRDHTLLFHWVGLNNFFKILGNTTGTINAGIFFDVLIWTLVWAFFATFLNFFFGMFMAMIINRRTTRLKSLWRICFSLTIAVPQFVSLLVMHSMLQRDGAINRLLISSGWIHSPLPFFQDATWARVTVILINLWVGIPYTIMQITGILQNVPAELYEAAELDGASWWQRFMNVTMPYIFFVMTPYLITTFTGNVNNFNVIYLLSGGEPTPIGSSAGKTDLLITWLYKLTVDKDNYSMGAVIGIMTFIVLAIVALITYRNSGSYKNEEGFR
- a CDS encoding sugar ABC transporter permease → MSNKKDLMQGEQTVHSVRSVPFWRDQRIRRIFGDVVAHLFLIVMAVIWLAPIVWVFLESFNQNTAPYQTTFFPTKYTFNNYIQLFTEREVLDFPRMFLNTLIVSIFVCIISLFFVLVVAFCMSRLRFRGRKTFMNIALILGMFPGIMAVIAIYFILKAFGLTNGSVVLISLIIVYSAGSGMGFYVMKGYMDTIPKSLDEAAYLDGCTTWQVFWKIILPICKPMIVFQAIVSFLGPWLDFVLVKTIARTQDNYTVALGLYQMLQREYINHWFARFSAGAVCVSIPIAILFIVMQRFYEESMSGSVKG
- a CDS encoding extracellular solute-binding protein, whose protein sequence is MTNMKKVLGAGLAIATMFGFAACGSSTNAGSSSKSNPVKLTVWSSSEDQKAGGWIQAMEKAFKKDHPEVTFKNAVVAPPDAAKTVKQDAKAAADVYLFPNDQLGDLVKANAIGELSDDAAKQVKEDNDETIIQSITAQDGKMYGVPYMGNTWFMYYDKSKFSDEDVKSLDKMLEKGKVAFDISNAWYLPGFYLDGNMTLFGEKSNDGKAGIKIGDKAAEITKYVAKLIQNKNFVMDGDGAGLSGIKNHTVDAYFSGSWDAGDVKKALGDNYAAAQLPKFKSEDGEHQMKSFAGSKAVAYNPNSKAPEMAAKFAAFLGSKESQEQMYKLHGDIPVAKSLADLVKDNPAAVAQMNTIAKTSVLQPTVPEMGAFWDPMKTFGTALANKEVNDGNAAAKVADFQKGFEEALKK